The proteins below come from a single Parageobacillus thermoglucosidasius genomic window:
- a CDS encoding Leu/Phe/Val dehydrogenase, whose protein sequence is MNTVTNQWKAVDIFTQIRDHEQVVFCNDKNTGLKAIIAIHDTTLGPALGGCRMYPYATVEDALFDVLRLSKGMTYKCLAADVDFGGGKAVIIGDPHKDKTPELFRAFGQFVESLNGRFYTGTDMGTTPDDFVHAMKETNCIVGVPEEYGGSGDSSVPTALGVIYGIQATNKVIWGSDELHGKTYAIQGLGKVGRKVAERLLKEGADLYVCDIHPTAIEAIVSYAKKLGANVKVVQGTEIYRTDADIFVPCAFGNVVNDNTIHVLKVKAIVGSANNQLLDVRHGQLLKEKGILYAPDYIVNAGGLIQVADELYGLNKERVLQKTKAIYSTLLHIYSRAEADHITTIEAANRFCEERLQQRSRRNDFFTHRKQPKWDIRR, encoded by the coding sequence ATGAATACCGTTACCAATCAGTGGAAAGCGGTGGATATATTTACGCAAATTCGTGACCATGAGCAAGTCGTATTTTGTAATGATAAAAACACGGGATTAAAAGCAATTATCGCCATTCATGACACAACGTTAGGCCCAGCGCTTGGCGGATGTCGGATGTACCCATATGCGACCGTTGAAGACGCACTATTTGATGTGCTCCGTCTTTCGAAAGGGATGACGTATAAATGCCTTGCGGCAGATGTAGATTTTGGCGGCGGCAAAGCGGTTATTATCGGAGACCCACACAAAGACAAGACACCGGAATTGTTCCGTGCATTTGGCCAGTTTGTTGAATCGTTGAATGGCCGGTTTTACACAGGTACTGATATGGGAACGACGCCGGATGATTTCGTTCACGCGATGAAAGAAACAAACTGCATCGTAGGTGTTCCTGAAGAGTATGGCGGCAGCGGCGATTCTTCGGTACCGACCGCGTTAGGTGTCATTTACGGTATTCAAGCTACCAATAAAGTGATTTGGGGAAGCGACGAGCTTCATGGAAAAACGTACGCCATCCAAGGGTTAGGAAAAGTAGGAAGAAAAGTAGCGGAGCGTTTATTGAAAGAAGGAGCGGACTTGTATGTGTGCGATATTCATCCAACGGCAATTGAAGCGATTGTATCATATGCAAAAAAATTGGGAGCGAACGTAAAAGTTGTACAAGGGACGGAAATTTACAGAACAGACGCGGATATATTTGTTCCATGTGCGTTCGGCAATGTTGTAAATGATAATACGATACATGTGTTGAAAGTAAAAGCGATTGTCGGTTCCGCCAACAATCAATTACTTGATGTGCGCCACGGACAGCTGCTGAAAGAGAAAGGAATTTTATACGCGCCAGATTACATCGTTAACGCTGGAGGACTTATTCAAGTAGCTGATGAGCTGTACGGATTGAATAAAGAACGTGTACTACAAAAAACAAAAGCGATTTATTCGACGCTCCTTCATATTTATTCCCGTGCAGAAGCAGACCATATCACAACAATCGAAGCAGCAAACCGTTTTTGTGAAGAGCGGTTGCAGCAGCGTAGCCGCCGCAATGATTTTTTTACGCACCGCAAACAGCCGAAGTGGGATATCCGCCGGTAA
- a CDS encoding thioesterase family protein, with protein MKPAMKVGDTAVVETVVTPDMFAQFEGNIVHRAYSTVSMVYHMEWASRKIILPYLEEHEEGMGAAVFVKHIAPTAEGSTVTVTATVTELRDNVVVTKVEAKNEVQVIGIGEVKQVILPKQKIDQMLQKQQLHS; from the coding sequence ATGAAACCAGCAATGAAAGTGGGAGACACCGCTGTGGTGGAAACGGTCGTGACTCCTGATATGTTTGCCCAATTTGAAGGGAATATTGTCCATCGGGCTTATTCTACCGTATCCATGGTATATCACATGGAATGGGCTTCCCGTAAAATTATTTTACCTTATTTAGAAGAGCATGAAGAAGGAATGGGAGCGGCTGTATTCGTGAAACATATAGCTCCGACGGCGGAAGGATCGACAGTGACGGTGACAGCGACAGTGACAGAACTTCGTGACAATGTTGTCGTAACGAAAGTGGAAGCGAAAAATGAGGTACAAGTAATCGGAATCGGTGAAGTGAAACAAGTGATTTTACCAAAGCAAAAAATCGATCAAATGTTACAGAAACAACAGTTGCATTCATAG
- a CDS encoding ABC transporter ATP-binding protein: MLQLNRIYKVFNEGTADEKIALQDINLTLQKGDFVMIIGSNGAGKSTLMNLISGVLFPDEGTIYIDGQDVTMMPEYVRSRYIGRVFQDPMAGTAPSMTIEENLAMAYARNQKRTLHRGVTKKRRDYFREVLATLHLGLENRLQAKVGLLSGGERQALSLLMATFTEPSILLLDEHTAALDPARAELVTNLTKDIVNQYRLTTLMVTHNMQQAIDLGNRLIMMDKGKIILEVNENEKKGLTVEKLLAEFQRIRGTQLVSDRAVLS; the protein is encoded by the coding sequence ATGTTGCAATTAAATCGGATTTATAAAGTGTTTAACGAAGGAACGGCCGATGAAAAAATCGCCCTTCAAGATATCAATTTGACGCTTCAAAAAGGAGATTTTGTCATGATTATCGGCAGCAACGGCGCAGGAAAGTCCACTTTAATGAATTTGATTTCAGGCGTGCTATTTCCCGATGAAGGAACAATTTATATTGACGGCCAAGATGTGACAATGATGCCAGAATACGTTCGCTCTCGCTACATCGGAAGAGTGTTTCAAGACCCGATGGCGGGAACGGCGCCAAGCATGACCATTGAGGAAAATCTTGCGATGGCGTACGCGCGGAATCAAAAACGCACGCTTCATCGCGGGGTAACAAAAAAACGGCGCGATTACTTTCGTGAGGTACTCGCGACGCTTCATCTTGGCTTAGAAAACCGCTTACAGGCGAAAGTTGGCTTGCTTTCAGGCGGAGAGCGGCAAGCGTTGTCTTTGCTGATGGCAACATTTACAGAACCGTCCATCTTGTTGCTAGATGAACATACGGCTGCTTTAGATCCGGCGAGAGCAGAATTGGTTACCAATTTAACGAAAGATATTGTTAATCAATACAGATTAACAACATTAATGGTCACCCATAACATGCAACAAGCCATCGATTTAGGAAACCGCCTTATCATGATGGATAAAGGAAAAATCATTTTGGAAGTGAATGAAAATGAAAAGAAGGGGTTAACGGTAGAAAAATTATTGGCGGAATTCCAGCGGATTCGTGGTACTCAACTAGTGAGCGACCGTGCAGTGTTAAGTTGA
- a CDS encoding ABC transporter permease: MLTAMVGAIESGIIYAIMALGVYLSFRILDFPDLTVDGSFVTGAAVAATLIVSGVNPLVATCLALFIGFAAGCMTGILHTVGKINALLSGILMMIALYSINLRIMGRSNVPLLNQKTIFTMIQEWGAKFGLDSAAAKTWGIFVSMAVLTLLFKFFTDWFLQTEIGLAIRATGDNPRMIRSLSANTNLLIVLGLGLSNAMVAFSGALIAQYGAFADVGMGIGMIIIGLASVIIGEAIFGTKTIARTTLAVVGGSIIYRIVVSLALRAQFLETGDVKLITACIVILALVMPQIVRQQQKKKRKEQKRRERAQVIAISANGKGESDVAIKSDL, translated from the coding sequence TTGTTGACGGCGATGGTAGGTGCGATCGAATCAGGAATTATTTATGCCATTATGGCGTTAGGAGTATATTTGTCGTTTCGTATTTTAGATTTTCCTGATTTAACGGTGGACGGCAGCTTCGTTACTGGAGCCGCCGTTGCAGCGACGCTTATTGTCAGCGGAGTCAATCCGCTTGTTGCGACATGTCTTGCGCTTTTTATCGGGTTCGCTGCTGGGTGCATGACCGGGATTCTTCACACAGTTGGAAAAATTAACGCTCTTTTGTCAGGGATTTTAATGATGATTGCGCTGTACTCCATCAACCTTCGCATTATGGGGCGTTCTAATGTGCCGCTTTTAAATCAAAAAACAATATTTACAATGATTCAAGAATGGGGGGCGAAGTTCGGCCTTGATTCAGCAGCGGCGAAAACGTGGGGAATCTTCGTATCGATGGCGGTTCTTACTCTTCTGTTTAAATTTTTCACGGACTGGTTTTTGCAGACAGAAATCGGGCTCGCGATCCGGGCCACGGGCGATAACCCGCGTATGATTCGCAGCTTGTCGGCGAATACGAATTTGCTCATCGTTTTAGGTCTGGGGCTTTCAAATGCAATGGTTGCGTTCTCAGGAGCGCTTATTGCGCAATATGGCGCGTTTGCCGATGTCGGCATGGGAATCGGCATGATTATTATCGGTCTCGCTTCCGTTATCATTGGGGAGGCAATATTTGGAACAAAAACGATTGCGAGAACGACACTCGCAGTCGTCGGCGGATCGATCATTTACCGCATTGTTGTTAGCCTTGCTTTGCGTGCGCAGTTTTTAGAAACAGGAGACGTGAAGCTTATCACGGCGTGCATTGTCATTTTAGCGCTTGTCATGCCGCAAATCGTTCGCCAACAACAAAAGAAAAAGCGCAAAGAGCAGAAAAGGCGGGAGCGCGCGCAGGTCATCGCAATCTCTGCAAACGGAAAGGGTGAAAGCGATGTTGCAATTAAATCGGATTTATAA
- a CDS encoding ABC transporter substrate-binding protein has protein sequence MKKAIKRLAVPMLVGMLALSGCTKEKTATKGAEGNEKEGKTVTIGVTQISQHPSLDAAFNGFKKALEDGGFKEGENVKYDVQNAQGDMNNSQTIANNFVSDGVDLIFANSTPSAQSALNATKEIPIVFTSVTDPVGAGLVPSMDQAGENITGTTDSHPDAIRKTIQFIDEQTGAKTVGLIYNAGEQNSVAQIEKVKVAAKNTDLKFVETSVSTTAEVKQAAESLVGKADVLYIVTDNTVVSAIESVVSVANERKIPVFTGELDSLKRGCFAAYGFDYYDIGYQAGEMAVAILKGQKKPSEIKPEYPDKLKLVINKQAAQKQGIKLKPEWDQMAEYIE, from the coding sequence ATGAAAAAAGCAATCAAACGACTGGCAGTACCTATGCTTGTTGGTATGTTAGCGCTTTCAGGTTGCACGAAAGAGAAGACAGCGACAAAAGGTGCTGAAGGGAATGAAAAGGAGGGAAAAACAGTCACGATTGGCGTCACGCAAATTAGCCAGCATCCGTCGTTGGATGCTGCGTTCAACGGGTTTAAAAAAGCGCTGGAAGACGGCGGATTTAAAGAAGGGGAAAACGTCAAGTACGATGTACAAAACGCGCAAGGAGACATGAACAACAGCCAAACGATTGCGAACAATTTTGTGTCTGATGGAGTTGATCTTATTTTTGCCAATTCCACCCCAAGCGCACAAAGCGCATTAAACGCTACGAAAGAAATTCCAATCGTGTTTACGTCTGTGACTGATCCAGTCGGTGCCGGTTTAGTTCCATCGATGGATCAAGCTGGTGAAAATATTACTGGAACAACAGATAGCCATCCTGATGCGATTCGAAAGACCATTCAATTTATTGATGAACAAACCGGCGCCAAAACGGTTGGGCTCATTTATAACGCAGGAGAACAAAACTCAGTGGCACAAATTGAAAAAGTAAAAGTTGCCGCGAAGAACACCGATTTGAAGTTTGTGGAAACATCTGTTTCAACAACAGCAGAAGTGAAACAGGCAGCAGAGTCTTTAGTTGGCAAAGCAGATGTGCTGTATATTGTCACCGATAATACGGTTGTATCGGCAATCGAGTCGGTCGTGAGCGTTGCCAATGAAAGAAAAATCCCTGTTTTTACTGGAGAGCTTGATTCATTAAAACGCGGCTGTTTTGCGGCGTATGGGTTTGATTACTATGACATCGGTTATCAAGCGGGAGAAATGGCAGTTGCCATTTTAAAAGGACAGAAAAAGCCATCGGAAATTAAACCGGAATATCCGGACAAATTAAAGCTTGTGATCAATAAACAAGCAGCACAAAAGCAAGGAATCAAGCTGAAGCCTGAGTGGGATCAAATGGCGGAATACATCGAATAA